The Oscillospiraceae bacterium genome contains a region encoding:
- a CDS encoding AraC family transcriptional regulator, producing MEWNEKLQIIIDYVENRLQRRQEPIDPREIAEIAGCSFGFFQKVFCYMNGISFSEYVRSRKMTLAGYELKSTDKRVVEVSYQYGYDSPTSFTKAFQQFHGATPKDARRQDVKLRAVPKMQLPVKQEYQWKLEQKGPFRLIGTSLRLSRRSGDHAARIPGFWSDCQKNGTFSRLASMDAGTPKGLFGLFRRDEKNPDALEYCIMVKADAALPEGWTEIVIPKTTWAVFDCVGPVPQAIQNGWRFLQEEWLVNYPFEHANCPELEWYSDGNAYAADYGSQILIPVADGKQSACRQTDRRTRNE from the coding sequence ATGGAATGGAATGAAAAGCTACAGATCATCATCGACTATGTGGAAAACCGCCTGCAGCGCCGGCAGGAGCCGATTGACCCGCGGGAGATCGCGGAGATTGCGGGCTGCTCCTTCGGCTTTTTTCAAAAGGTATTTTGCTATATGAACGGCATCAGCTTTTCAGAGTATGTGCGTTCCAGAAAAATGACCCTGGCCGGATATGAGCTGAAGAGCACGGATAAAAGAGTGGTGGAGGTGAGTTATCAGTATGGATACGACTCGCCCACTTCCTTTACAAAAGCCTTTCAGCAATTTCACGGGGCTACGCCCAAGGACGCGCGCCGGCAGGATGTGAAACTGCGGGCGGTGCCGAAAATGCAGCTCCCGGTGAAACAGGAATATCAGTGGAAGCTGGAACAAAAGGGCCCCTTTCGCCTGATCGGGACGAGCCTTCGCCTATCCCGCAGAAGCGGGGACCACGCTGCCAGGATCCCGGGATTTTGGAGCGACTGCCAGAAGAACGGCACCTTTTCCCGGCTGGCCTCCATGGACGCCGGAACGCCGAAGGGGCTGTTCGGCCTGTTCCGCCGGGATGAGAAAAACCCGGATGCACTGGAGTATTGCATTATGGTAAAGGCGGATGCGGCGCTGCCGGAGGGCTGGACGGAAATTGTGATACCAAAAACCACCTGGGCGGTTTTTGACTGTGTGGGCCCTGTGCCCCAGGCCATCCAGAACGGGTGGAGGTTTCTCCAGGAGGAGTGGCTGGTGAATTACCCGTTTGAGCATGCAAACTGCCCCGAGCTGGAGTGGTACAGCGATGGAAACGCTTACGCGGCGGATTACGGGAGCCAGATCCTGATCCCGGTGGCGGACGGCAAACAATCGGCCTGCAGGCAAACAGACAGGAGGACCAGAAATGAATAA
- a CDS encoding S-adenosylmethionine-dependent methyltransferase produces the protein MESYHEQNKRAWEYNAYDFWVKDSTPGSRAKEILNDPIGQLKKYADYFDSYTGVKVANICGSCGKKAIPLAVLGADVTIFDISNDNKKYAMEVAGLAGVKIDYQVCNVLEINMDIYRRTFDVVFMEGGVLHYFHDIDAFMSVMNLLLKPGGKMICSDFHPFTKIADSLALEQKAMSYFSEEVFQGEMAHARFMDHEVRAKMPLCSYRKYTVSEIINSVIKNGFTLKQFDEHPSWNNPNLPGEFTLIAVN, from the coding sequence GTGGAAAGCTATCACGAACAGAACAAAAGGGCGTGGGAATATAACGCCTACGATTTTTGGGTAAAAGACAGTACGCCCGGCAGCAGAGCGAAAGAAATACTGAATGATCCAATCGGTCAGTTGAAAAAATACGCCGACTACTTTGATTCGTACACAGGCGTAAAGGTTGCAAATATCTGTGGCTCTTGCGGAAAGAAAGCCATCCCTTTAGCGGTTTTAGGGGCAGATGTCACAATTTTTGATATTTCCAATGACAACAAAAAGTATGCTATGGAAGTGGCTGGCCTTGCAGGTGTAAAAATTGATTATCAGGTTTGCAATGTGTTGGAAATCAACATGGATATCTATCGCCGTACCTTTGATGTTGTGTTCATGGAGGGCGGAGTGCTGCATTATTTTCACGACATAGACGCGTTTATGTCGGTGATGAATTTACTCCTGAAACCGGGCGGTAAAATGATCTGCAGCGACTTCCATCCTTTTACCAAAATTGCGGATAGCCTTGCCTTGGAACAAAAAGCAATGAGCTATTTTTCCGAGGAAGTATTTCAGGGGGAAATGGCACACGCCCGGTTTATGGACCACGAAGTGAGAGCAAAGATGCCGCTGTGCAGCTACCGTAAATACACCGTTAGTGAGATCATTAATTCTGTCATAAAAAATGGATTTACCCTGAAACAGTTTGATGAGCATCCCTCTTGGAACAACCCCAATCTGCCGGGTGAATTTACTTTAATTGCTGTCAATTGA